DNA from Musa acuminata AAA Group cultivar baxijiao chromosome BXJ1-5, Cavendish_Baxijiao_AAA, whole genome shotgun sequence:
attttattatttattattattaattatttaattattttatttttttactatcaAATCTAAAGGTcttattatctttttttcttatataattatttgtgaataaattttttttatcttttcaaataacttcatatatatacatacgtatcttaatatttttatctcGATAACATAAATTTTATAACGATGAGTCAGAGTTAAACTTAtcaaaactaatatatatatatatatatatatatatatcagattatATGcgaatttaatttaaaattttaaactttgaaaatataatttaaattaactcGATCAGTAATTGATGATGATAAAATTATCCTCCCATAACATCTCACTTAAATATTTCCAATTAAGCGTCCATAGTTGCACTCGTCCAACTCGAATAATGGCGACGACCCTACTGCTGCATGCGTGCATTGATCGTCCCATCCTTAAGGTAATGAGTGCTATCATGTTCACTTCGTTCTGTCCACAACTTCCGCACAGTTTGACTTCTCTTATTTCTTTTGACGTAGGATGAGTGATTGACAATTGACAAGTGGGGAGTCTTTggcctttctcttctcttctttttttttttttttttgtctgtcaTCAGCAGAGTGGACTTTTATTTTGATAAACAAGAACTTGGTGATTGATTAATGAGCTTCGTTCATCGGCACCTGCAGCAAAGTCTAGCTTTAGAAGGATTACATACAAAGTTCCCTCTCAGATCATATATTTGGCCTAATGCCCAATAAATTAAGGAATTAGTTTTGAGGTTTTCTCATTAAAAAAAGGATTATGTACTCTACaactatatatgtttttaataaGGAGTCACGATACTTATTAATTTCAATTATCGATGAGGTGTTATTGTATCGACGTCGATGTGAGATTATATTGGGTCCAAAATTTGATTGATTAATAAGATAACAAGATGTTGACATAATCAtttgatataattttaatttatttcgtCGATATTGATTTCATTGAACAACTCATCACATATATGTATGTTTActgtataaaaaaatatttcattgatattagtataatctaaataaataaagtcaaaagctatttttttttatatagagaaaaaaatatttttttctttttataaagaTAAGTGACGATTACAAGAttcaattaaaaaatttatatcgttttattattttctttgattaacaaaaaaaattaaataatagatATATCATTGGGAATCGAGTCAAAGGATAAGCTAAAAGTCGTAATGGTAATAATTGCTACGTAATCTTATTATTATGTAACCATAGAACGGCGAGTTGACGAAAGGTGGCGAGGCGATAAAGGGAAACCGTGGGCGTTATAAAGGAcgaagtggaggaagaagaggcgggCAAAGTTTTGGTTACCGCTTACCGCTTTCTGCGCTTCGCTCTTCCAGCGCTCGTTTGGTCGCCGGGAAGACAACAAGAGCAACGTAAGATCGCCATGGCGACATCGAGCGTGTGTCCGGCGCCGATGACGGCGACGTCGAACGGGTCGTGGGACGGGGATAACCCGCTGCACCACTCGCTGCCGCTCATCATCCTCCAGATCTGCCTCGTCCTCGTCGTCACCCGCTCCCTCGCCTTCCTCCTCCGGCCGCTTCGCCAGCCCCGCGTCGTCGCCGAGATCATCGTAAGCCCCGTCGATCCCTCTCTCTGTCTTTGCTCGTTCCACTCCTCCCGCTTGGCTGAGGGAACTTCTCCCCCAGTTGCGGTGCCGAGTTTCCTGATTCCAAACCCTAATCCTTCCAGTAACGGAGTCGATTCCGTGGGAAACGAACCTCCAGTCCACGAGCATGTGGTGTTGGGAGTGGGATTTGGGACCGGAAAGAGGGGCGGGGCATTTCGTAGGAAGCTTCATATCGAATTCCACCGATTTGACATAGAAAGAAAGAATTGCAACCAATACATTCGCACTCCATACAAGTTCGGTTTTCAGATCTTTAGGAGAAGAGACAAGGTTCGTCCTCTTGATCTGTTCCCATTCGCCTTACCATTGACTTAGACATTTAATTTGGTTGCCCCATTCGCAATTTGACTTGCGAGGACACGATTTCGATTTGGATAGTTACAGAGCAGAACAAACGAGTCCAGTTGATGGTAATATATGGTGACAAGCGTAGATAGATCAAGCAAATTCAAACAAATCGTGTGAATGGTAGGAAAAAACACGTCTTTTATATCTGTCCCCATTTATCCAGTTCTATATGGTTCATAGTGACGGTAGAACTACGGATGCATGACGATCACGGCCGTCGCCACTTTGGAATGTGGTTGATTTCCACCACAGTGTTAGCGCTCTGTTCGTGTGATGGTGCTAACTCTTGAATCGTGTTGCAGGGGGGTATACTTCTTGGGCCATCAGCGCTTGGCCGCAGCAAGAGGTTCACGGACAATGTGTTCCCCAAGCAGGGCATGACGGTGCTCGACACGCTGGCCAACATCGgcctccttttcttcctcttcctggtCGGCCTCGAGCTCGACCTTCGATCCATCCGTCGCACCGGCAAGGGGGCCCTGGCTATCGCCATCGCTGGCATCACCCTCCCCTTCGCCCTCGGCATCGGCACCTCCGTCGTCCTCCGACACACCATCGTCGAGGGCGCTCGCCAAGGCCCCTTCCTCGTCTTCATGGGCGTCGCTCTCTCCATCACTGCCTTCCCCGTCCTCGCCCGCATCCTCGCTGAGCTTAGGCTCCTCACCACCGACCTCGGCCGCATGGCCATGTCCGCCGCTGCCGTCAACGACGTGGTCGCCTGGATCCTCCTTGCCCTCGCCATCGCCCTCTCCGGTTCCGGCTCGCCGCTCATATCCCTCTGGGTCCTTCTCACCGGCATCGGCTTCGTCGCCTGCGTCGCCATCTTCCTTCGCCCTGTACTCGCCTGGATGGCCCGGCGCTCGCTGGAGGGCGAGCCCGTGAAGGAGTCCTACGTTTGCGCTACACTCGCCATTGTGCTCGCCGCCGGCTTCGTCACCGACGCCATCGGCATCCACGCCCTATTCGGCGCCTTCATGGTGGGTGTCGTCGTGCCGAAGGACGGGCCCTTCGCGGCGGTGATCATCGAGAAAGTGGAGGACCTTGTTTCCGGCCTCTTTCTCCCTCTCTACTTCGTCTCCAGCGGTCTCAAGACCAACGTCGCCACGATCCGCGGCGCCCGCTCCTGGGGCCTCCTCGTCCTCGTCATCACCAACGCCTGCCTTGGAAAGATTGCCGGCACAGTCGTCGCGTCCCTCATCGCCAAGATCCCCATTCGCGAGGCCTTCACTCTTGGCTTCCTCATGAACACCAAGGGACTCGTCGAGCTCATCGTCCTCAACATCGGGAAGGACCGCAAGGTTTGGTTCACAGTGCACCGTCTCTTTTCGCTGCCTTCGTCCCTCGCTATTTATCTTAACCACCTCATCTTTGACACATATATCATACCGACAGGTACTCAACGACGAGACGTTCGCCATCATGGTGCTGATGGCACTGTTCACCACCTTCATCACCACCCCCATCGTCATGGGAATCTACAAACCGGCCCGGAGGGCGGCACCCTACAAGCACCGGACGGTTGAGAGGTCCCACGTGGACAGCGAGCTCCGCGTCCTGGCCTGCTTCCACGGCGTCCGCAACATCCCCACCATTATCAACTTGGTGGAGATCTCCCGCGGCATCCGCCATCGACCCCTCACCGTGTATGCCCTGCACCTCGTGGAGCTCTCGGAGCGCTCATCGGCTATCTCGATGGTACACAAGGCCCGCCGCAACGGCCTCCCCTTCTGGAACCGGCGGGACAATGCCGGCCACATGGTGGTGGCTTTCGAGGCGTACCAGCAGCTCAGTGCCGTCAATATCCGCCCCATGACGGCCATCTACGACCTCGACACCATCCACGAGGATATCGTCGCCAGCGCCTTGCAGAAGCGCGCCGCCCTCATTCTTCTCCCCTTCCATAAGATGCAACAGCTGGACGGCACCCTCGAGTCCGTCGGCCACCCCTA
Protein-coding regions in this window:
- the LOC135674733 gene encoding cation/H(+) antiporter 19-like isoform X1; amino-acid sequence: MATSSVCPAPMTATSNGSWDGDNPLHHSLPLIILQICLVLVVTRSLAFLLRPLRQPRVVAEIIGGILLGPSALGRSKRFTDNVFPKQGMTVLDTLANIGLLFFLFLVGLELDLRSIRRTGKGALAIAIAGITLPFALGIGTSVVLRHTIVEGARQGPFLVFMGVALSITAFPVLARILAELRLLTTDLGRMAMSAAAVNDVVAWILLALAIALSGSGSPLISLWVLLTGIGFVACVAIFLRPVLAWMARRSLEGEPVKESYVCATLAIVLAAGFVTDAIGIHALFGAFMVGVVVPKDGPFAAVIIEKVEDLVSGLFLPLYFVSSGLKTNVATIRGARSWGLLVLVITNACLGKIAGTVVASLIAKIPIREAFTLGFLMNTKGLVELIVLNIGKDRKVLNDETFAIMVLMALFTTFITTPIVMGIYKPARRAAPYKHRTVERSHVDSELRVLACFHGVRNIPTIINLVEISRGIRHRPLTVYALHLVELSERSSAISMVHKARRNGLPFWNRRDNAGHMVVAFEAYQQLSAVNIRPMTAIYDLDTIHEDIVASALQKRAALILLPFHKMQQLDGTLESVGHPYHLINQRVLRHAPCSVAIVVDRGLGGTAQVSSSEVSYTVVVLFFGGPDDREALSYGGLMAEHPGIALTVLRFLPAPVENVDQSAEDEACISNFRSNSQSSDGSLTYEESAAADMLGIIAAIKNLGRRNLFLVGRSPPAVALVEKSDCPELGPVGSYLVSAEFSTTASVLIIQRYDPSRETSRLVEQVEAAEVADMPDTPLALVTPERSLRA
- the LOC135674733 gene encoding cation/H(+) antiporter 19-like isoform X2; the protein is MTVLDTLANIGLLFFLFLVGLELDLRSIRRTGKGALAIAIAGITLPFALGIGTSVVLRHTIVEGARQGPFLVFMGVALSITAFPVLARILAELRLLTTDLGRMAMSAAAVNDVVAWILLALAIALSGSGSPLISLWVLLTGIGFVACVAIFLRPVLAWMARRSLEGEPVKESYVCATLAIVLAAGFVTDAIGIHALFGAFMVGVVVPKDGPFAAVIIEKVEDLVSGLFLPLYFVSSGLKTNVATIRGARSWGLLVLVITNACLGKIAGTVVASLIAKIPIREAFTLGFLMNTKGLVELIVLNIGKDRKVLNDETFAIMVLMALFTTFITTPIVMGIYKPARRAAPYKHRTVERSHVDSELRVLACFHGVRNIPTIINLVEISRGIRHRPLTVYALHLVELSERSSAISMVHKARRNGLPFWNRRDNAGHMVVAFEAYQQLSAVNIRPMTAIYDLDTIHEDIVASALQKRAALILLPFHKMQQLDGTLESVGHPYHLINQRVLRHAPCSVAIVVDRGLGGTAQVSSSEVSYTVVVLFFGGPDDREALSYGGLMAEHPGIALTVLRFLPAPVENVDQSAEDEACISNFRSNSQSSDGSLTYEESAAADMLGIIAAIKNLGRRNLFLVGRSPPAVALVEKSDCPELGPVGSYLVSAEFSTTASVLIIQRYDPSRETSRLVEQVEAAEVADMPDTPLALVTPERSLRA